One Triticum dicoccoides isolate Atlit2015 ecotype Zavitan chromosome 4B, WEW_v2.0, whole genome shotgun sequence genomic window carries:
- the LOC119290977 gene encoding berberine bridge enzyme-like 28 → MRPFSRLSPLLLLLLLVSPSSPQPQELQEEAGGLHESFLRCVSRLSPDTADPSELVHAPADASYPPLLASTIQNLRFASPQTPRPSLLLTPRTVTEVQASVACCKAHGLTVRARSGGHDYEGLSYRALRPSGGRPFAVIDVAALRTVRVDAARRVARAQPGATLGELYYAVAEGSRGALGFPAGTCPTVCVGGHLSGGGFGPMMRKYGLAADNVVDAEVVDAGGRLLDRADMGEDLFWAIRGGGGGSFGIVVSWTVSLVPVPSVVSAFTVRRLLRRGDKDEQAMLRLLTKWQLVAHALPDDLFIKVAMEPKVNDGGKRRPLVVFKSLFLGNCSGMITQMGIHLPELNIKPSGCREMNWIQSMLYFYGYTNGQPAEVFLDRTLQPKEYYKIKLDYLTSPIPATGLSMLFSKIVEEQGGSIDIDPQGGRMSEIPESDTPYAHRRGYLYNFQYFVKWGSDKNVSYEEKHLGWVRGMHELMTPYVSNRPRAAYINFRDLDLGQNMEGNTSYEEAKVWGRKYFRGNFRRLAMVKAEVDPDQVFWSEQSIPPLVVARRKRKGQRHDGLVLEI, encoded by the coding sequence ATGCGGCCATTCAGCCgtctctctcctctcctcctcctgctcctcctcgtctCGCCTTCGTCCCCGCAGCCGCAGGAGctccaagaagaagcgggcggcctcCACGAGAGTTTCCTGCGTTGTGTGTCCCGCCTTTCGCCGGACACCGCCGACCCGTCCGAGCTCGTCCACGCGCCGGCGGACGCCTCCTACCCGCCCCTTCTCGCCTCCACCATCCAGAACCTCCGTTTCGCCTCGCCTCAGACGCCGAGGCCGTCGCTGCTCCTCACGCCCAGGACCGTCACCGAGGTGCAGGCGTCCGTGGCCTGCTGCAAGGCCCACGGCCTCACCGTCCGCGCCCGCAGCGGAGGCCACGACTACGAAGGCCTATCCTACCGCGCGCTCCGTCCCAGCGGAGGCCGCCCGTTCGCCGTCATCGATGTCGCCGCGCTCCGGACAGTGCGGGTCGATGCGGCGCGCCGCGTGGCGCGCGCCCAGCCCGGGGCCACCCTTGGGGAGCTCTACTACGCGGTCGCGGAGGGGAGCCGTGGTGCGCTGGGGTTCCCCGCCGGGACCTGCCCCACGGTCTGCGTCGGCGGGCACCTCAGCGGCGGCGGGTTCGGGCCGATGATGCGAAAATACGGCCTCGCCGCCGATAACGTCGTAGACGCCGAGGTGGTGGACGCAGGAGGGAGGCTCCTGGACCGGGCGGACATGGGGGAGGACCTCTTCTGGGCGAtcaggggcggcggcggaggcagctTCGGCATCGTCGTCTCTTGGACCGTGAGCCTGGTTCCCGTCCCGAGCGTCGTATCCGCCTTCACCGTCCGTCGGCTACTCCGGCGTGGTGACAAGGACGAACAAGCAATGCTCCGTCTACTAACCAAATGGCAGCTCGTGGCACATGCCCTCCCTGACGATCTCTTTATCAAGGTGGCCATGGAGCCCAAGGTCAATGACGGCGGCAAGAGACGGCCACTGGTGGTATTCAAGTCACTGTTTCTTGGCAATTGCAGCGGGATGATTACCCAAATGGGCATCCATTTGCCAGAACTTAATATTAAGCCAAGCGGTTGCAGAGAGATGAATTGGATTCAGTCGATGCTCTACTTCTACGGCTACACCAATGGCCAACCGGCAGAAGTGTTTCTGGACAGAACACTCCAACCCAAAGAGTACTACAAGATCAAGCTAGACTACCTCACATCGCCAATTCCGGCAACCGGTCTAAGCATGTTGTTCTCCAAGATCGTCGAAGAGCAGGGCGGCTCCATCGACATCGACCCCCAGGGCGGCAGGATGAGCGAGATACCAGAATCCGACACGCCGTATGCGCACCGCAGAGGGTACCTCTACAATTTCCAGTACTTTGTCAAGTGGGGAAGTGACAAGAATGTGTCGTATGAGGAGAAGCATTTGGGTTGGGTCAGGGGGATGCATGAGCTCATGACACCCTATGTGAGCAATAGGCCTAGAGCTGCATACATTAACTTCAGGGACCTGGACTTGGGGCAGAATATGGAGGGCAATACAAGCTATGAGGAGGCCAAGGTGTGGGGGAGAAAGTACTTCAGGGGAAACTTCAGGCGGCTGGCAATGGTGAAGGCAGAGGTTGATCCTGACCAGGTGTTCTGGAGTGAGCAGAGCATCCCTCCTCTGGTTGTGGCCAGGAGGAAGAGGAAGGGACAGAGGCATGATGGATTGGTTTTAGAGATTTGA
- the LOC119293770 gene encoding synaptotagmin-5-like produces the protein MGFISGIMMGFILGVALIAGWASAMARRAHKRSAKAADVNVLGSLNREDLKKICGENLPQWISFPEYDQVKWLNRQLSKLWPFVEEAATMVIRDSVEPILDVYRPVGISSLKFSRLSLGTVPPKIEGIRVQSFQKGQITMDIDFKWGGDPNIILAVETLVASLPIQFKNLQVFTIIRVVFQLSDEIPCISAVVIALLAEPKPRIDYTLKAVGGSLTAMPGLSDMIDDTVASLITDMLQWPHRIVVPLGVDVDISDLELKPHGKVTVTVVRGESLKNKEFIGKSDPYVVLFIRPMFKERTRVIDDNLNPEWNETFELIAEDKETQHIILEVFDEDSLKQDKRLGIAKLALSDLEVESVQEINLQLLSSLDTTKVKDKKDRGVLTVRVFYHPYTKEEALRALELEKKTVEERLKTREATGPAVSGSADAAKGAAAPSTVTNVAGTGVAAGAAVAGSDVHKDGSGVHKDGPGVHMVGTGIDAVGKSITKAGKFVGRTVTGPFSSQRRSAASVPTVDE, from the exons ATGGGGTTCATCTCGGGGATCATGATGGGGTTCATCCTCGGCGTCGCCCTCATCGCCGGCTGGGCGAGCGCCATGGCTCGCCGCGCCCACAAACGCAGTGCCAAG GCTGCCGATGTCAATGTGCTAGGATCTCTCAACCGTGAGGATCTGAAGAAAATATGCGGAGAAAATCTCCCTCAATGGATTTCATTCCCGGAGTATGACCAG GTTAAATGGCTCAACAGACAATTGAGCAAGCTTTGGCCCTTTGTTGAGGAG GCAGCAACCATGGTCATCAGGGACTCCGTGGAGCCTATACTCGACGTTTATCGACCGGTGGGGATATCCTCACTCAAGTTCAGCAGACTCTCACTAGGCACCGTGCCACCTAAAATTGAAG GCATTCGGGTCCAGAGCTTTCAGAAAGGGCAGATCACGATGGACATTGACTTCAAGTGGGGCGGGGATCCGAATATCATCCTTGCAGTTGAAACTCTAGTCGCTTCACTCCCCATTCAG TTCAAGAACCTTCAGGTGTTCACCATCATCCGCGTGGTCTTCCAATTGTCTGACGAGATACCATGCATCTCCGCTGTTGTTATTGCTCTTCTTGCAGAG CCAAAACCGAGGATCGACTACACACTGAAGGCGGTCGGGGGAAGCCTGACCGCGATGCCCGGACTGTCAGACATGATCGAC GACACCGTGGCGTCATTGATCACTGACATGCTCCAATGGCCGCATAGAATCGTCGTTCCACTGGGCGTTGACGTGGACATAAG tgatctggagctgaagccgcATGGGAAGGTGACGGTAACGGTGGTGCGCGGGGAGTCGCTCAAGAACAAGGAGTTCATCGGCAAGTCGGACCCCTACGTGGTGCTCTTCATCCGCCCCATGTTCAAGGAGAGGACCCGGGTCATCGACGACAACCTGAACCCGGAGTGGAACGAGACGTTCGAGCTCATCGCCGAGGACAAGGAGACGCAGCACATCATCCTGGAGGTGTTCGACGAGGACAGCCTGAAGCAAGACAAGAGGCTGGGCATCGCCAAGCTGGCCCTGAGCGACCTGGAGGTGGAGAGCGTGCAGGAGATCAACCTGCAGCTGCTGTCGTCGCTGGACACCACCaaggtcaaggacaagaaggacCGGGGCGTGCTCACCGTCAGG GTGTTCTACCACCCGTACACCAAGGAGGAGGCGCTGCGGGCGCTGGAGCTGGAGAAGAAGACGGTGGAGGAGCGGCTGAAGACGAGGGAGGCGACGGGGCCCGCCGTCAGCGGGTCCGCCGACGCAGCCAAAGGCGCGGCCGCTCCGTCCACGGTCACCAACGTGGCCGGCACGGGCGTCGCGGCGGGCGCTGCCGTGGCCGGTTCGGACGTTCACAAGGACGGGTCGGGCGTTCACAAGGACGGGCCGGGGGTTCACATGGTGGGCACGGGGATCGACGCGGTCGGCAAAAGCATCACCAAGGCCGGCAAGTTCGTCGGCCGGACTGTCACAGGGCCCTTCAGCAGCCAGAGGCGCAGCGCCGCAAGCGTGCCGACGGTCGACGAGTGA